The Macaca fascicularis isolate 582-1 chromosome 14, T2T-MFA8v1.1 genome contains the following window.
GCAGGGCAGTGGTGACCATGCACTCTCTACCCAGATTGCCATGCAATCACTGTGGAATATCAAGGTGGCAGTGCTGGTCAAGCCAGAGCACGAGAACCGTATCAGCCACGTCAGTACGTCCAGTGTGAAGACTGGCATCGCCAATACCCTGGGTAAGCGGGGCTGGCAGGTGCCCAAGGGTGGCAGCGTCCCTCTGTCCATGGCTTCTGCTTCCTCTCAAGCCTAGTATTCCCCTTTTTTGGTGATCTTAGTTTTCCCATATTTAGGGTACTTTGAACTTTGAAAAGCATATTCATATTCCAAATCTCTCCCAGCACCACTGGGAAGGCAAGGCCAGGATAATTACCCCCGTTTCACAGATGATAAAACTCAAACCCAGAGTGGTtgagtgacctgcccaaggtcacatagcaagtAAGTGGTGGGGCCAGGCATTGTGCCCAGGTCTCCTGATTTTTAGTCTGGTGCTCTCCCAGGAGAGATTCTGCTCAGAATTTGCAGGGCCTTTCAGTTTCACCCTTGGGGTCCCCTGTGATCTCCAGGGGCTCTGCTCACACCTGCAGACAGACTCAGGCCATCCACACAGACCATGTGTGCCCAATGAGGACGCCCCCCCCAGGGAAGGTGTGGGTGTGTGCAGGGGCCTGCCCGTGTCACAGCGTCTGGTGGCTCAGTGGGAGGATCctctcactgcagctttgagAGGCAGAAGGGAGACTTGGGAGCCCTCTGAGGGTGACCCAGGCCTTCCTCTCTTGCTTGTCCTAAAAGGGAACAAGGGGGCTGTGGGAGTCTCCTTCATGTTCAATGGCACCTCATTTGGCTTTGTGAATTGTCACCTTACCTCAGGAAATGAGAAGACGGCTCGGTGAGGGGCACCTTTCCCATGGTCTCTTTACACCCATCCTGTTCACCTGAGGCCTGTTCCCGCTCCCATATCCCAGCCCATGGCCCTCCCGCAGGCCTGTCTCCAGAGACCCCCTGCTCTCTTACCCCAGTTCAAGACCCTTCTGTTCCTGACCCTGACCTTGTCTCCAGGGGTCCGGATCTTTATCCCATCCCTGACTCCTGAGACTTCTTCCCTTTACGCCTATCCCTGACTTCTGGCTCTGACCCTGGGGATctacccctccccaccccacacccctcaCCCTAGGAGGAACCAGAACTACTTGGACATCCTGCGGCTGCTCTCGCTGGGCGACCGGCAGCTCAGTGCCTTTGACATCTCTCTGCGTTTCACACACCTCTTCTGGTTTGGGGACCTCAACTACCGCCTGGACATGGATATCCAGGTGTGAGCAGGGCCCTGCCATGGCTGTAGGGAGACTAAGGGTCACATGGGCTATCACCCCTGGCTCTGGCTCAGGAGGAAAGTTTCCAGCCTTTGCATCCTGTACCCCAGGAGATCCTGAATTACATCAGCAGGAAGGAGTTTGAGCCCCTCCTCAGGGTGGACCAGCTCAACTTGGAGCGGGAGAAGCACAAGGTCTTCCTTCGATTCAGTGAGTGTGGGCCCAGCAGGTGGTGATCTGAGGGCTGGGAGGCTTGCAGTATCCCTGGGTATCAGGGCCCTGAACCCCACCTGTCCCCTGCTTTCCTCAGGTGAGGAGGAGATCTCCTTCCCACCCACCTACCGCTATGAGCGGGGTTCCCGGGACACATATGCCTGGCACAAGCAGAAGCCAACTGGGGTGAGCCAAGAAAATGGCATGGGCCTTGGGGGACCCCAGGCCTGCGATGAATCAAGAATTTGGGTCAAGGGTATGGGTCTCTGCAGCTTCCACTCCAGCCTTCATGGCCCCTCTGAGGCCTTTGGGTGATCCTGGGTATTGTGAGGATCCGAGAAGGGAGGTGGGTGCTGGGGCCCCTTGTAATAGAAGTGTGGGGACTTATCAGCTCTGGAGTGGGGTCCATGCCAAGCAGCCCCCTAGCTGTCAGCTCTAACCATGCTGCCATCCCCTGCCCCAGGTCCGGACCAATGTGCCCTCATGGTGTGACCGGATTCTGTGGAAATCCTACCCTGAAACTCACATCATCTGCAATTCTTATGGTCAGAGCCTCCCGGACAGAGTGATGGGAGATCTGGGGTGGTCACCATCTGGACTCTGCCCTAACCTTGGGAGGTGGGTGCAGAGGGTGGGAATATTCTCCCTGAGTCCCCATTCCTATCGCCTCTCCCCAGGTTGCACTGATGACATCGTCACCAGTGACCACTCCCCTGTGTTTGGGACATTTGAGGTTGGAGTTACCTCCCAGTTCATCTCCAAGAAAGGTGACTGTTCCAGATGTGCTTGTGGATGTGGCATAATCTGAGTGGGCACAGCTGGTGGCCTCGGGATGTACATAGGTTTGactatgtaagtgtgtgtgtgggtgtgtgtaccAGTGAGTGCAGGAGTGCTTCTCAAGGTGTGATGTGTCAGGGTGTCTGTGTGCTGGGGCCATCACAAGAATTATGTGCCCATGCTTGTGTGTGTACATACGTGAGTGTACACGTATCTATGTGCCTGTGTCTGTCTGGGCCCACGTGTGTGTCCCTGAGTATGCCTGGACATGTGGCAATCCCGCAGGCATTCTGGTCCCCAGTATCCTCTTCAATGGGCATTTTATTCTTGGGTTGTCTCTTTGCTCTGGTCCAGGGTCTGGGCTCTGGAGTTTCCCTGTTGGTGGCCCTGCCTCCTTGCTCTGGACCCCTGATTTCATGTCCCAGGGCCCTGCTTCTCTGTCCCATTCCTCCTGTGATCCTCTCAGCCCTCCTGTTTgctcttctccctttcccctcAGGGCTCTCGAAGACTTCAGACCAGGCCTACATTGAGTTTGAGAGCATCGAGGCCATTGTGAAGACAGCCAGCCGCACCAAGTTCTTCATCGAGTTCTACTCTACCTGCCTGGAGGGTCAGAGGCGGGTCAGGGGCTGGGTGTGGGCCAAGGAGGATGGGAGGCCAGAGGGTGCAGTCAGCCCCCTACTTAGTGGGAAGGGAAGCTGAGAGGTGGTACTCAGTTGGGtgtctcccacccccacccagaaTACAAGAAGAGCTTTGAGAATGATGCCCAAAGCAGTGACAACATCAACTTCCTCAAAGTGCAGTGGTCTTCACGCCAGCTGCCCACGGTGAGGCTGTGGGCAGGGCCCCTGCTTATGGGTGAGGGCACAGAGAGGAGTGCAGAAGAGTTTATTGAGGAGCCTGCCTGGGAGGGAGTGTGGGGCCAGCAgagcgtgtgtgtttgtgtgtgtgtgtgtgtgtgtgtgtgtgtgtatgggcaTGAGTGAGGATAAAGGCCTTTGCTTTATTCTGGGAGTGTGGAACCTTGTTgcagtttgttcattcattcaggaGATGCTTCTTGAGCTTTTGCTAAATGTCAGGTCCTGTGTTAGCTACTGAGAAAATTAATTAGTTACAGTGATGCTAAGTGCTGTAAAAGGCCTGTATAGGGCTGTGTCTTCTGCATTAAGGATTTGGCTCTTCTCTGAAGAGTTGAGTGTGAGTGAGCACAGATGACCTGAGGGTGAAGAATGAGTAGTGTCAGGAGCAGCATgtgggaggggcaggaggaagtGGCAGGGCTTTGTTCCTCACTGGGCCTCCCTGCTTCCCAGCTCAAACCAATTCTGGCTGATATCGAGTACCTGCAGGACCAGCACCTCCTGCTCACAGTCAAGTCCATGGATGGCTATGAATCCTATGGTGAGGAGTGAGGGGTGCTGAGGGGAACAGGAAGCCAGGCAGGGCCTAGATTGGCTTGGTAATTTGCTGGTTTGTCCCATCTGCCCCTCAGGGGAATGTGTGGTTGCACTCAAGTCCATGATTGGCAGCACGGCCCAACAGTTCCTGACCTTCCTGTCCCACCGTGGCGAGGAGACAGGCAATATCAGAGGCTCCATGAAGGTGCGGGTGCCCACGGAGCGCCTGGGCACCCGTGAGCGGCTCTACGGTGGGGACTTCAATGGGACATGAGATAGGGTGGTGTGAACAGATCTAGGAGGGCAGGACTGGGGTGTCGGGGGCATGTTGGAACCTCTGGGATACCTGGAGGTTCTGCGGCCACAGCTGGGAATTGTCTGCCCCAAGGCATAGCTGGGAAAGGGCTGGAAGGCCCCGTGGGTGTCTGTGGGATCCAGGACCCTAGGTCTCCTCTGAGTCTCCCTTCCTGCCCCCTCAGAATGGATCAGCATTGATAAGGATGAGGCAGGAGCAAAGAGCAAAGCCCCCTCTGTGTCCCGAGGGATCCAGGAGCCCAGGTGAGCTAGGGCTGTGTTGAATGTCATATGAAAGGGCACCTGGGGGCATCTGGTCAACCCCACTTCATCTCCTCTCTCCTGTGCATCCCTGGCAGGTCAGGGAGCCGCAAGCCAGCCTTCACAGAGGCCTCCTGCCCGCTCTCCAGGTTATTCGAAGAACCAGAGAAACCTCCACCAACTGGGaggcccccagccccaccccgaGCAGCTCCCCGGGAGGAGCCCTTGACCCCCAGGTGAGAGAAGGAACCTGTCACTGCCCCTGCTTCCCCTGCCCACCTCTATCCATCACTATCCCCTGCAGGGTCTCAGGGCTGGACTGGGGATCGTCAGCTGCTTAGGTGCCCTGCTACCCTGTGGTTGAAGGTGCCACAGCCTTATGCCTGTGGCCACTCTGGCCAGCCAGGCCACCCTTAGGTGTGGCTCTGAGTCAAAGGGAGCAGTCAGCCTTTCCTCTCAATTCCgcctttaaaaatggaatttgaaattgtttttaagaCAGCTCCCTCCATGTAAACAGACCTAGCTTGAGCCTTCTGTTTAGAGGAGGCACACGGCTCGGCCTGGGATTTCCCAGGGTACCTTCTTTGGAACTCTGTCCTGCAAGAGGCCCCACTTGAAATGGGTTTGTGGTCAAATGAGTTTGGGAAATGCTTTTTTCTAGATGCTTTTCTTAGACATTCCCAGTGCACATTGGTATTACCAAAAGCTCTGAGCATGTGGACAGGAAGGAAACCTCTTTTCAGCTCTGTTTAATATGGTTTCTCAAACTTAATGGGCCAGGAAACTTATTTTCCACATAGTAACTATTAACGTCCTGGGGAATTAGTGCTCTGTGTCACACTTTGGGAAAGTGAGGCTTGCTTTCTAATTATATCCAATGGTTGCTTAAACTTACATAAATTCCTAGGTACAGGTTGGTGCTTTTTTACTCATCTTCAGCTGTTGTCAGTCACCCGGGTTTTATCCCCAGGTTTGAATAAGACCCACCTGAATCTCTGAGAAAGATTCTGCAGTGGATTGACTGTGGGTGCCTCGAGAGGCTTTCCAAACCTGGCCTCTCATTGGAGGCTTTACTTGACCTGTCTTCTGGCACCTCTATTCTGAACCATTTAGCTTAGGTTTCACAGCCACAGATAAAGATATGAAAGATCTAAGAATCTTAGCAAGTGAGGCAAGGGTTATCCATTCAAAGGGTTATCCTCCCACTGacctttatagatgaggaaactaagggcAGCTGATGTGCTCAAGGTCATGAGAAAGTCTAGGACCAGGGGCCTTTCTGACTCCTGTCTAGTTCTCCCTCCACTGCTCCCACTGCCTTAGACCTGGGTTCCTGGATCCTGGAGTCATTCTGCTTCTACACCCAGGTTGAAGCCAGAGGGAGCTCCTGAACCAGAAGGGGTGGCCGCCCCCCCACCCAAGAACAGCTTCAATAACCCTGCCTACTACGTCCTTGAAGGGGTCCCACACCAGCTGCTGCCCCCGGAGCCACCCTCGCCTGCCAGGGCCCCTGTCCCACCTGCCACGAAGAACAAAGTGGCCATTACAGTGCCTGCTCCACAGCTTGGGCGCCACAGGCCACCTCGTGTGGGAGAGGGGAGTTCTTCAGATGAAGAGTCTGGAGGCACGCTGCCCCCTCCAGACTTTCCACCTCCACCACTGCCGGACTCAGCCATCTtcctgtcacctagcctggatcCTTTACCAGGGCCAGTGGTCCGGGGCCGTGGTGGGGGTGAGGCCCGTGGCCCGCCGCCTCCCAAGGCCCATCCAAGGCCCCCACTGCCCCCAGGCCCCTCACCAGCCAGCACTTTCCTGGGGGAAGTGGCCGGTGGGGATGACCGGTCCTGCTCGGTGCTGCAGATGGCCAAGACGCTGAGCGAGGTGGACTACGCCCCTGCTGGGCCCGCACGCTCAGCACTCCTCCCAGGCCCCCTGGAGCTGCAGCCACACCGGGGACTGTCCTCGGACTATGGCCGGCCCCTCAGCTTCCCTCCACCCCGCATCCGGGAGAGCATCCAGGAAGACCTGGCAGAGGAGGTGTGTGGAGCAGGGTGGCTGTCTTTGTGCCTGAGGAGTGTGCTTGCCCACAGACTGGTACCCTTTCACTCCACCATTCAGCTCTCATGGTGTCCCCGCTACCCTGAACCGAGCACTGGGAAGTTGGGAGACACATGAATCAGCCCagcctttcccttccttttccccagAGCATGCAGCAGAATGTGACTGTCTGCAGGTGTTTCTATGGGGGACACTGAGCTCCCCCTGACATGCCCTGTTTTCTTAGGCTCCGTGCCCGCAGGGCGGGCGGGCCAGCGGGCTGGGCGAGGCAGGCATGGGTGCCTGGCTGCGGGCTATCGGCTTGGAGCGCTATGAGGAGGGCCTGGTGCATAATGGCTGGGACGACCTGGAGTTTCTCAGGTGGCGGAGGGGCTGGCCCCGGGGGCGGAGCTGGGGCCCTCAGGACCCCCTAGCCCATCTCACTTCCCAGGCCGTTTTACTCCACAGTGACATCACCGAGGAGGACTTGgaggaggctggggtgcaggACCCGGCTCACAAGCGCCTCCTTCTGGACACCCTGCAGCTCAGCAAGTGATAGCGGAGGCACCACGAAGCTGTGAACTCAGCGCCCCTCCCTGCTACCAAGGCCCAGCTATGGCCCCAGGGTTGAAAAGTTATGAGGGTCAGGGGAGTATGTCTCTGCCTATTTATTGGGGATCAGCATTCCCCGCTGCCCAATCATTTGCAATGCCCTAATTAGGGCATCCTGCCCTTCGCCTTTTAGGCTCAGGTCGGAAGGTCAGTTGCCATGGTTACCGAGGACCCTGGTTACTCTGGTGCTGTCCTTTTACTGGACTCCGCCTCCCAGCCCCAGGGGTA
Protein-coding sequences here:
- the INPPL1 gene encoding phosphatidylinositol 3,4,5-trisphosphate 5-phosphatase 2 isoform X1, which gives rise to MASACGAPGPGGALGSQAPSWYHRDLSRAAAEELLARAGRDGSFLVRDSESVAGAFALCVLSLEGRGYGVLRPSVTVMDETFGHSPADPFRHPPGRSEQGRGCAFHVVCSPVWIGTEWYQKHVHTYRILPDGEDFLAVQTSQGVPVRRFQTLGELIGLYAQPNQGLVCALLLPVEGEREPDPPDDRDASDGEDEKPPLPPRSGSTSISATTGPSSPLSVPETPTTPAAESAPNGLSTVSHEYLKGSYGLDLEAVRGGASHLPHLTRTLATSCRRLHSEVDKVLSGLEILSKVFDQQSSPMVTRLLQQQNLPQTGEQELESLVLKLSVLKDFLSGIQKKALKALQDMSSTAPPAPQPSTRKAKTIPVQAFEVKLDVTLGDLTKIGKSQKFTLSVDVEGGRLVLLRRQRDSQEDWTTFTHDRIRQLIKSQRVQNKLGVVFEKEKDRTQRKDFIFVSARKREAFCQLLQLMKNKHSKQDEPDMISIFIGTWNMGSVPPPKNVTSWFTSRGLGKTLDEVTVTIPHDIYVFGTQENSVGDREWLDLLRGGLKELTDLDYRPIAMQSLWNIKVAVLVKPEHENRISHVSTSSVKTGIANTLGNKGAVGVSFMFNGTSFGFVNCHLTSGNEKTARRNQNYLDILRLLSLGDRQLSAFDISLRFTHLFWFGDLNYRLDMDIQEILNYISRKEFEPLLRVDQLNLEREKHKVFLRFSEEEISFPPTYRYERGSRDTYAWHKQKPTGVRTNVPSWCDRILWKSYPETHIICNSYGCTDDIVTSDHSPVFGTFEVGVTSQFISKKGLSKTSDQAYIEFESIEAIVKTASRTKFFIEFYSTCLEEYKKSFENDAQSSDNINFLKVQWSSRQLPTLKPILADIEYLQDQHLLLTVKSMDGYESYGECVVALKSMIGSTAQQFLTFLSHRGEETGNIRGSMKVRVPTERLGTRERLYEWISIDKDEAGAKSKAPSVSRGIQEPRSGSRKPAFTEASCPLSRLFEEPEKPPPTGRPPAPPRAAPREEPLTPRLKPEGAPEPEGVAAPPPKNSFNNPAYYVLEGVPHQLLPPEPPSPARAPVPPATKNKVAITVPAPQLGRHRPPRVGEGSSSDEESGGTLPPPDFPPPPLPDSAIFLSPSLDPLPGPVVRGRGGGEARGPPPPKAHPRPPLPPGPSPASTFLGEVAGGDDRSCSVLQMAKTLSEVDYAPAGPARSALLPGPLELQPHRGLSSDYGRPLSFPPPRIRESIQEDLAEEAPCPQGGRASGLGEAGMGAWLRAIGLERYEEGLVHNGWDDLEFLSDITEEDLEEAGVQDPAHKRLLLDTLQLSK
- the INPPL1 gene encoding phosphatidylinositol 3,4,5-trisphosphate 5-phosphatase 2 isoform X3, whose amino-acid sequence is MAASWSETARAWRGPSRFASYPFRHPPGRSEQGRGCAFHVVCSPVWIGTEWYQKHVHTYRILPDGEDFLAVQTSQGVPVRRFQTLGELIGLYAQPNQGLVCALLLPVEGEREPDPPDDRDASDGEDEKPPLPPRSGSTSISATTGPSSPLSVPETPTTPAAESAPNGLSTVSHEYLKGSYGLDLEAVRGGASHLPHLTRTLATSCRRLHSEVDKVLSGLEILSKVFDQQSSPMVTRLLQQQNLPQTGEQELESLVLKLSVLKDFLSGIQKKALKALQDMSSTAPPAPQPSTRKAKTIPVQAFEVKLDVTLGDLTKIGKSQKFTLSVDVEGGRLVLLRRQRDSQEDWTTFTHDRIRQLIKSQRVQNKLGVVFEKEKDRTQRKDFIFVSARKREAFCQLLQLMKNKHSKQDEPDMISIFIGTWNMGSVPPPKNVTSWFTSRGLGKTLDEVTVTIPHDIYVFGTQENSVGDREWLDLLRGGLKELTDLDYRPIAMQSLWNIKVAVLVKPEHENRISHVSTSSVKTGIANTLGNKGAVGVSFMFNGTSFGFVNCHLTSGNEKTARRNQNYLDILRLLSLGDRQLSAFDISLRFTHLFWFGDLNYRLDMDIQEILNYISRKEFEPLLRVDQLNLEREKHKVFLRFSEEEISFPPTYRYERGSRDTYAWHKQKPTGVRTNVPSWCDRILWKSYPETHIICNSYGCTDDIVTSDHSPVFGTFEVGVTSQFISKKGLSKTSDQAYIEFESIEAIVKTASRTKFFIEFYSTCLEEYKKSFENDAQSSDNINFLKVQWSSRQLPTLKPILADIEYLQDQHLLLTVKSMDGYESYGECVVALKSMIGSTAQQFLTFLSHRGEETGNIRGSMKVRVPTERLGTRERLYEWISIDKDEAGAKSKAPSVSRGIQEPRSGSRKPAFTEASCPLSRLFEEPEKPPPTGRPPAPPRAAPREEPLTPRLKPEGAPEPEGVAAPPPKNSFNNPAYYVLEGVPHQLLPPEPPSPARAPVPPATKNKVAITVPAPQLGRHRPPRVGEGSSSDEESGGTLPPPDFPPPPLPDSAIFLSPSLDPLPGPVVRGRGGGEARGPPPPKAHPRPPLPPGPSPASTFLGEVAGGDDRSCSVLQMAKTLSEVDYAPAGPARSALLPGPLELQPHRGLSSDYGRPLSFPPPRIRESIQEDLAEEAPCPQGGRASGLGEAGMGAWLRAIGLERYEEGLVHNGWDDLEFLSDITEEDLEEAGVQDPAHKRLLLDTLQLSK
- the INPPL1 gene encoding phosphatidylinositol 3,4,5-trisphosphate 5-phosphatase 2 isoform X4; the protein is MASACGAPGPGGALGSQAPSWYHRDLSRAAAEELLARAGRDGSFLVRDSESVAGAFALCVLSLEGRGYGVLRPSVTVMDETFGHSPADPFRHPPGRSEQGRGCAFHVVCSPVWIGTEWYQKHVHTYRILPDGEDFLAVQTSQGVPVRRFQTLGELIGLYAQPNQGLVCALLLPVEGEREPDPPDDRDASDGEDEKPPLPPRSGSTSISATTGPSSPLSVPETPTTPAAESAPNGLSTVSHEYLKGSYGLDLEAVRGGASHLPHLTRTLATSCRRLHSEVDKVLSGLEILSKVFDQQSSPMVTRLLQQQNLPQTGEQELESLVLKLSVLKDFLSGIQKKALKALQDMSSTAPPAPQPSTRKAKTIPVQAFEVKLDVTLGDLTKIGKSQKFTLSVDVEGGRLVLLRRQRDSQEDWTTFTHDRIRQLIKSQRVQNKLGVVFEKEKDRTQRKDFIFVSARKREAFCQLLQLMKNKHSKQDEPDMISIFIGTWNMGSVPPPKNVTSWFTSRGLGKTLDEVTVTIPHDIYVFGTQENSVGDREWLDLLRGGLKELTDLDYRPIAMQSLWNIKVAVLVKPEHENRISHVSTSSVKTGIANTLGNKGAVGVSFMFNGTSFGFVNCHLTSGNEKTARRNQNYLDILRLLSLGDRQLSAFDISLRFTHLFWFGDLNYRLDMDIQEILNYISRKEFEPLLRVDQLNLEREKHKVFLRFSEEEISFPPTYRYERGSRDTYAWHKQKPTGVRTNVPSWCDRILWKSYPETHIICNSYGCTDDIVTSDHSPVFGTFEVGVTSQFISKKGLSKTSDQAYIEFESIEAIVKTASRTKFFIEFYSTCLEEYKKSFENDAQSSDNINFLKVQWSSRQLPTLKPILADIEYLQDQHLLLTVKSMDGYESYGECVVALKSMIGSTAQQFLTFLSHRGEETGNIRGSMKVRVPTERLGTRERLYEWISIDKDEAGAKSKAPSVSRGIQEPRSGSRKPAFTEASCPLSRLFEEPEKPPPTGRPPAPPRAAPREEPLTPRLKPEGAPEPEGVAAPPPKNSFNNPAYYVLEGVPHQLLPPEPPSPARAPVPPATKNKVAITVPAPQLGRHRPPRVGEGSSSDEESGGTLPPPDFPPPPLPDSAIFLSPSLDPLPGPVVRGRGGGEARGPPPPKAHPRPPLPPGPSPASTFLGEVAGGDDRSCSVLQMAKTLSEVDYAPAGPARSALLPGPLELQPHRGLSSDYGRPLSFPPPRIRESIQEDLAEE
- the INPPL1 gene encoding phosphatidylinositol 3,4,5-trisphosphate 5-phosphatase 2 isoform X2, with translation MASACGAPGPGGALGSQAPSWYHRDLSRAAAEELLARAGRDGSFLVRDSESVAGAFALCVLYQKHVHTYRILPDGEDFLAVQTSQGVPVRRFQTLGELIGLYAQPNQGLVCALLLPVEGEREPDPPDDRDASDGEDEKPPLPPRSGSTSISATTGPSSPLSVPETPTTPAAESAPNGLSTVSHEYLKGSYGLDLEAVRGGASHLPHLTRTLATSCRRLHSEVDKVLSGLEILSKVFDQQSSPMVTRLLQQQNLPQTGEQELESLVLKLSVLKDFLSGIQKKALKALQDMSSTAPPAPQPSTRKAKTIPVQAFEVKLDVTLGDLTKIGKSQKFTLSVDVEGGRLVLLRRQRDSQEDWTTFTHDRIRQLIKSQRVQNKLGVVFEKEKDRTQRKDFIFVSARKREAFCQLLQLMKNKHSKQDEPDMISIFIGTWNMGSVPPPKNVTSWFTSRGLGKTLDEVTVTIPHDIYVFGTQENSVGDREWLDLLRGGLKELTDLDYRPIAMQSLWNIKVAVLVKPEHENRISHVSTSSVKTGIANTLGNKGAVGVSFMFNGTSFGFVNCHLTSGNEKTARRNQNYLDILRLLSLGDRQLSAFDISLRFTHLFWFGDLNYRLDMDIQEILNYISRKEFEPLLRVDQLNLEREKHKVFLRFSEEEISFPPTYRYERGSRDTYAWHKQKPTGVRTNVPSWCDRILWKSYPETHIICNSYGCTDDIVTSDHSPVFGTFEVGVTSQFISKKGLSKTSDQAYIEFESIEAIVKTASRTKFFIEFYSTCLEEYKKSFENDAQSSDNINFLKVQWSSRQLPTLKPILADIEYLQDQHLLLTVKSMDGYESYGECVVALKSMIGSTAQQFLTFLSHRGEETGNIRGSMKVRVPTERLGTRERLYEWISIDKDEAGAKSKAPSVSRGIQEPRSGSRKPAFTEASCPLSRLFEEPEKPPPTGRPPAPPRAAPREEPLTPRLKPEGAPEPEGVAAPPPKNSFNNPAYYVLEGVPHQLLPPEPPSPARAPVPPATKNKVAITVPAPQLGRHRPPRVGEGSSSDEESGGTLPPPDFPPPPLPDSAIFLSPSLDPLPGPVVRGRGGGEARGPPPPKAHPRPPLPPGPSPASTFLGEVAGGDDRSCSVLQMAKTLSEVDYAPAGPARSALLPGPLELQPHRGLSSDYGRPLSFPPPRIRESIQEDLAEEAPCPQGGRASGLGEAGMGAWLRAIGLERYEEGLVHNGWDDLEFLSDITEEDLEEAGVQDPAHKRLLLDTLQLSK
- the INPPL1 gene encoding phosphatidylinositol 3,4,5-trisphosphate 5-phosphatase 2 isoform X5, which codes for MASACGAPGPGGALGSQAPSWYHRDLSRAAAEELLARAGRDGSFLVRDSESVAGAFALCVLYQKHVHTYRILPDGEDFLAVQTSQGVPVRRFQTLGELIGLYAQPNQGLVCALLLPVEGEREPDPPDDRDASDGEDEKPPLPPRSGSTSISATTGPSSPLSVPETPTTPAAESAPNGLSTVSHEYLKGSYGLDLEAVRGGASHLPHLTRTLATSCRRLHSEVDKVLSGLEILSKVFDQQSSPMVTRLLQQQNLPQTGEQELESLVLKLSVLKDFLSGIQKKALKALQDMSSTAPPAPQPSTRKAKTIPVQAFEVKLDVTLGDLTKIGKSQKFTLSVDVEGGRLVLLRRQRDSQEDWTTFTHDRIRQLIKSQRVQNKLGVVFEKEKDRTQRKDFIFVSARKREAFCQLLQLMKNKHSKQDEPDMISIFIGTWNMGSVPPPKNVTSWFTSRGLGKTLDEVTVTIPHDIYVFGTQENSVGDREWLDLLRGGLKELTDLDYRPIAMQSLWNIKVAVLVKPEHENRISHVSTSSVKTGIANTLGNKGAVGVSFMFNGTSFGFVNCHLTSGNEKTARRNQNYLDILRLLSLGDRQLSAFDISLRFTHLFWFGDLNYRLDMDIQEILNYISRKEFEPLLRVDQLNLEREKHKVFLRFSEEEISFPPTYRYERGSRDTYAWHKQKPTGVRTNVPSWCDRILWKSYPETHIICNSYGCTDDIVTSDHSPVFGTFEVGVTSQFISKKGLSKTSDQAYIEFESIEAIVKTASRTKFFIEFYSTCLEEYKKSFENDAQSSDNINFLKVQWSSRQLPTLKPILADIEYLQDQHLLLTVKSMDGYESYGECVVALKSMIGSTAQQFLTFLSHRGEETGNIRGSMKVRVPTERLGTRERLYEWISIDKDEAGAKSKAPSVSRGIQEPRSGSRKPAFTEASCPLSRLFEEPEKPPPTGRPPAPPRAAPREEPLTPRLKPEGAPEPEGVAAPPPKNSFNNPAYYVLEGVPHQLLPPEPPSPARAPVPPATKNKVAITVPAPQLGRHRPPRVGEGSSSDEESGGTLPPPDFPPPPLPDSAIFLSPSLDPLPGPVVRGRGGGEARGPPPPKAHPRPPLPPGPSPASTFLGEVAGGDDRSCSVLQMAKTLSEVDYAPAGPARSALLPGPLELQPHRGLSSDYGRPLSFPPPRIRESIQEDLAEE